A stretch of the Lactuca sativa cultivar Salinas chromosome 9, Lsat_Salinas_v11, whole genome shotgun sequence genome encodes the following:
- the LOC128128616 gene encoding NAD(P)H-quinone oxidoreductase subunit J, chloroplastic, which produces MQGHLSAWLVKHGLIHRSLGFDYQGIETLQIKPGDWHSIAVILYVYGYNYLRSQCAYDVAPGGLLASVYHLTRIEYGADQPEEVCIKVFAPRRDPRIPSVFWVWKSVDFQERESYDMLGISYDNHPRLKRILMPESWIGWPLRKDYIAPNFYEIQDAH; this is translated from the coding sequence ATGCAGGGTCATTTGTCTGCTTGGCTAGTTAAGCATGGGCTAATTCATAGATCTTTGGGCTTTGATTACCAAGGAATAGAGACTTTACAAATCAAACCGGGGGATTGGCATTCCATTGCTGTCAttttatatgtatatggttacaATTATCTCCGCTCCCAATGTGCCTACGATGTAGCACCAGGCGGACTATTAGCTAGTGTGTATCATCTTACTAGAATAGAGTATGGCGCGGATCAACCAGAAGAGGTATGCATAAAAGTATTTGCCCCGAGGAGGGATCCTAGAATTCCGTCTGTTTTTTGGGTTTGGAAAAGTGTGGATTTTCAAGAACGGGAATCCTATGATATGTTGGGAATCTCTTATGATAATCATCCCCGTTTGAAACGTATATTAATGCCTGAAAGTTGGATAGGATGGCCTTTACGTAAGGATTATATTGCTCCCAATTTTTATGAAATACAAGATGCTCATTGA
- the LOC128128615 gene encoding NAD(P)H-quinone oxidoreductase subunit K, chloroplastic-like: MNSIEFPLFDRTTQNSVISTTLNDLSNWSRLSSLWPLLYGTSCCFIEFVSLIGSRFDFDRYGLVPRSSPRQADLILTAGTVTMKMAPSLVRLYEQMPEPKYVIAMGACTITGGMFSTDSYSTVRGVDKLIPVDVYLSGCPPKPEAIIDAITKLRKKISREIYPDRTMSQRENRCFTTNHKFQVGHSIHTGNYDQGFLYQPTSTSQIPPETFFKYKSSVSSPELVN, translated from the coding sequence ATGAATTCCATTGAGTTTCCCTTATTTGATCGAACAACCCAAAATTCAGTTATTTCAACTACATTAAATGATCTTTCAAATTGGTCAAGACTCTCTAGTTTATGGCCGCTTCTCTATGGTACCAGTTGTTGCTTCATTGAATTTGTTTCACTAATAGGCTCACGATTCGACTTTGATCGTTATGGACTAGTACCAAGGTCGAGTCCTAGACAAGCGGACCTTATTTTAACAGCCGGAACAGTAACAATGAAAATGGCCCCTTCCTTAGTGAGATTATACGAGCAAATGCCTGAACCAAAATATGTTATTGCTATGGGAGCATGTACAATTACAGGGGGGATGTTCAGTACCGATTCTTATAGTACTGTTCGTGGAGTCGATAAGCTAATTCCTGTGGATGTATATTTGTCGGGCTGTCCACCTAAACCAGAAGCAATTATAGATGCTATAACAAAACTTCGTAAGAAAATATCTCGAGAAATCTATCCAGATAGAACTATGTCTCAGCGAGAGAATCGTTGTTTTACTACCAATCACAAGTTTCAGGTTGGGCATAGTATTCATACTGGAAATTATGATCAAGGATTCCTTTATCAACCGACATCTACTTCACAGATTCCTCCTGAAACATTTTTCAAATACAAAAGTTCAGTATCTTCCCCCGAATTAGTAAATTAG
- the LOC128129371 gene encoding ATP-dependent Clp protease proteolytic subunit-like — MPIGVPKVPFRSPGEEDASWVDIYNRLYRERLLFLGQEVDSEISNQLIGLMIYLSIEDDTKDLYLFINSPGGWVIPGVALYDTMQFVQPDVHTICMGSAASMGSFILVGGEITKRLAFPHANEAWVMIHQPAGSFSEVATGEFILEVGELLKLRETLTRVYVQRTGKPLWVVSEDMERDVFMSATEAQAYGIVDLVAVE; from the exons aTGCCTATTGGTGTTCCAAAAGTACCTTTTCGAAGTCCTGGAGAGGAAGATGCATCTTGGGTTGACATATA CAACCGACTTTATCGAGAAAGATTACTTTTTTTAGGTCAAGAGGTTGATAGCGAGATCTCGAATCAACTTATTGGTCTTATGATATATCTCAGTATCGAGGATGATACCAAAGATCTGTATTTGTTTATAAACTCTCCTGGCGGATGGGTAATACCGGGGGTGGCTCTTTATGATACTATGCAATTTGTGCAACCAGATGTACATACAATATGCATGGGATCAGCCGCTTCAATGGGATCTTTTATCCTGGTCGGAGGAGAAATTACCAAACGTCTAGCATTCCCTCACGCCAATGAGGCTT GGGTAATGATCCATCAACCTGCTGGTTCTTTTTCTGAAGTAGCAACGGGAGAATTCATCCTGGAAGTGGGAGAACTGCTGAAACTACGTGAAACCCTGACAAGGGTTTATGTACAAAGAACGGGCAAACCCCTATGGGTTGTCTCCGAAGACATGGAAAGAGATGTTTTTATGTCAGCAACAGAGGCCCAAGCTTATGGAATTGTTGATCTTGTAGCGGTTGAATGA
- the LOC128128715 gene encoding 30S ribosomal protein S11, chloroplastic-like — protein sequence MAKVIPKKGSRGRIGSRKSTHKIPKGVIHIQASFNNTIVTVTDVRGRVVSWSSAGTSGFRGTKRGTPFVAQTAAGHAIRAVVDQGMQRAEVMIKGPGLGRDAALRAIRRSGILLTFVRDVTPMPHNGCRPPKKRRV from the coding sequence ATGGCAAAAGTTATACCGAAAAAAGGTTCACGTGGACGTATTGGTTCACGTAAGAGTACACATAAAATACCAAAGGGGGTTATTCATATTCAAGCAAGTTTCAATAATACCATTGTGACTGTTACAGATGTACGGGGGCGAGTGGTTTCTTGGTCCTCTGCCGGTACTTCTGGCTTCCGAGGTACAAAAAGAGGGACGCCATTTGTTGCTCAAACCGCAGCAGGACATGCTATTCGTGCAGTAGTAGATCAAGGTATGCAACGAGCAGAAGTCATGATTAAAGGTCCCGGTCTCGGAAGAGACGCAGCATTACGAGCTATTCGTAGAAGTGGTATACTATTAACTTTCGTACGGGATGTAACCCCTATGCCACATAATGGCTGTAGACCCCCGAAAAAAAGACGTGTGTAG
- the LOC128128712 gene encoding ATP synthase subunit a, chloroplastic-like produces the protein MNVLSCSINTLNGLYDISGVEVGQHFYWKIGGFQVHGQVLITSWVVIAILLASATLAVRNPQTIPTSGQNFFEYVLEFIQDVSKTQIGEEYGPWVPFIGTMFLFIFVSNWSGALLPWKIIQLPHGELAAPTNDINTTVALALLTSVAYFYAGLSKKGLGYFGKYIQPTPILLPINILEDFTKPLSLSFRLFGNILADELLVVVLVSLVPSVVPIPVMFLGLFTSGIQALIFATLAAAYIGESMEGHH, from the coding sequence ATGAATGTTCTATCATGTTCCATCAACACACTAAATGGGTTATACGATATATCCGGTGTGGAAGTAGGCCAACATTTTTATTGGAAAATCGGGGGTTTCCAAGTCCACGGCCAAGTACTTATTACTTCTTGGGTTGTAATTGCTATCTTATTAGCTTCAGCCACTCTAGCCGTTCGGAACCCACAAACCATTCCGACCAGCGGTCAGAATTTCTTCGAATATGTCCTTGAATTTATTCAAGATGTGAGTAAAACTCAAATTGGAGAAGAATATGGTCCTTGGGTTCCTTTTATTGGAActatgtttctatttatttttgtttctaattgGTCAGGCGCCCTTTTACCTTGGAAAATCATACAATTACCTCATGGGGAGTTAGCCGCCCCCACGAATGATATAAATACTACTGTTGCTTTGGCTTTACTCACATCAGTGGCATATTTCTATGCGGGTCTTAGCAAAAAAGGATTAGGTTATTTCGGTAAATATATTCAACCAACTCCAATTCTTTTACCTATTAACATCTTAGAAGATTTCACAAAGCCCCTATCACTTAGTTTTCGACTTTTCGGAAATATATTAGCCGATGAATTATTAGTTGTTGTTCTTGTTTCTTTAGTACCTTCAGTGGTTCCTATCCCTGTCATGTTCCTTGGATTATTTACAAGTGGTATTCAAGCTCTTATTTTTGCAACTTTAGCTGCGGCTTATATAGGTGAATCCATGGAGGGCCACCATTGA
- the LOC128128713 gene encoding 30S ribosomal protein S2, chloroplastic-like: MTRRYWNINLEEMMEAGVHFGHGTRKWNPKMAPYISAKRKGIHITNLTRTARFLSEACDLVFDAASRGKQFLIVGTKNKEADSVAWAAIRARCHYVNKKWLGGMVHYKTRLHKFRDLRTEQKTGGLDRLPKRDAAMLKRQLSHLQTYLGGIKYMTGLPDIVIIVDQHEEYTALQECITLGIPTICLIDTNCDPDLADISIPANDDAISSIRLILNKLVFAICEGRSGYIRNP, from the coding sequence ATGACAAGAAGATATTGGAACATTAATTTAGAAGAGATGATGGAAGCAGGAGTTCATTTTGGCCATGGTACTAGGAAATGGAATCCTAAAATGGCACCTTATATCTCTGCAAAACGTAAAGGTATTCATATTACAAATCTTACTAGAACTGCTCGTTTTTTATCAGAAGCTTGTGATTTGGTTTTTGATGCAGCAAGCAGAGGAAAACAATTCTTAATTGTTGGCACTAAAAATAAAGAAGCTGATTCAGTAGCATGGGCTGCAATAAGGGCTCGGTGTCATTATGTTAATAAAAAATGGCTCGGTGGTATGGTCCACTACAAAACAAGACTTCATAAGTTTAGAGACTTGAGAACCGAACAAAAAACAGGGGGGCTCGACCGTCTTCCGAAAAGAGATGCGGCTATGTTGAAAAGACAATTATCTCATTTGCAAACATATCTGGGTGGGATTAAATATATGACAGGGTTACCCGATATTGTAATCATCGTTGATCAGCACGAAGAATATACGGCCCTTCAAGAATGTATCACGTTGGGAATTCCAACAATTTGTTTAATCGATACAAATTGTGACCCCGATCTCGCAGATATTTCGATTCCAGCCAATGATGACGCTATATCTTCAATCCGATTAATTCTTAACAAATTAGTATTTGCAATTTGTGAAGGCCGTTCTGGCTATATAAGAAATCCGTGA
- the LOC128128396 gene encoding 30S ribosomal protein S11, chloroplastic-like, with translation MAKAIPKKGSRGRIGSRKSTRKIPKGVIHIQASFNNTIVTVTDVRGRVVSWSSAGTSGFRGTKRGTPFAAQTAAGHVIRAVVDQGMQRAEVMIKGPGLGRDAALRAIRRSGILLTFVRDVTPMPHNGCRPPKKRRV, from the coding sequence ATGGCAAAAGCTATACCGAAAAAAGGTTCACGTGGACGTATTGGTTCACGTAAGAGTACACGTAAAATACCAAAGGGGGTTATTCATATTCAAGCAAGTTTCAATAATACCATTGTGACTGTTACAGATGTACGGGGGCGAGTGGTTTCTTGGTCCTCTGCCGGTACTTCTGGCTTCCGAGGTACAAAAAGAGGGACGCCATTTGCTGCTCAAACCGCAGCAGGACATGTTATTCGTGCAGTAGTAGATCAAGGTATGCAACGAGCAGAAGTCATGATTAAAGGTCCCGGTCTCGGAAGAGACGCAGCATTACGAGCTATTCGCAGAAGTGGTATACTATTAACTTTCGTACGGGATGTAACCCCTATGCCACATAATGGCTGTAGACCCCCGAAAAAAAGACGTGTGTAG